The Polynucleobacter sp. MWH-CaK5 region AATCCTGTGAAGTCAGTGCAAGTGGGTACGCAAGTATCTGGCATGGTCCAAGAAATTTATGTGGACTTTAATGATGTGGTGAAAAAAGACCAAGTCATTGCACGGATTGATCCACGTGAATGGCAGGCTCGATTTGAGCAAGCTGAAGCTAATTACATTTTGGCTAAACGCAATCACGATAACAACATCAAACTGATTGAGAAAAAATTCATTTCTCCTGCAGCATTTGATCAAACTCTCAGCGCTTATAAAAGTGCCAAAGCTTCTTTGACGATGGCCAAGAAAGCTTTGGATGACACAGTGATTCGTTCACCCGTCAATGGTGTGGTGGTCAAGCGCAGTGTTGAGCGAGGTCAAACCGTAGCAGCCAGTTTGCAGGCCCCAGAGTTATTCATCATTGCGCAAAACTTGGCTGACATGCAAGTTGAAACAGCCATTGATGAATCAGATGTGGGTCGCATTGTGGAAGGTATGGCGGCGACATTCACAGTCGATGCGTTCCCCGGCAAGGTGTTTCAAAGTCAGGTCAAACAAGTGCGCAAGGCACCCATCAATGTACAAAACGTGATTACTTATACCGTTTTACTCAGTGCTCAAAATACTGATCTGAAGTTGTTGCCAGGAATGACTGCCAATACTTCGATCATCACAGAGCAAAAAGAAAAAGTTTTGCGTATCTCGAATGCTGCTTTGAGATTCAAGATGCCTAATACCAGTGGTTCGGCAAAGAATGAATCAGCCAATCTATCTAGAGGTTCAGGTGCGACAGGATCTACACCAGCATCTGCACCAATGACTGGTAAGCCATCTGCCATCAGGGATGTCAAAGTGACCACGCGTAAAGTTTGGGTGTTGGAAAAATCAGGCTTAAAAGATAAGCCTGTTCAAAAAACCATTCGTGTGGGTTTGAGTGACGGTAATGCCAGTGAAGTATTGCCAGGCGAAGATGCGGCAGCCACCCTGCAGGTGGGTGATTTGGTCATCATCGGCGTTTCTGGCCCAGGCAAAGCAGGCGCAAGTCGCCCCTCGGGTCCACGACTCTTCTAAAGACTGACAAAGACCAAGAGCATGACTTTGATCAAAACGCATCATTTGGTGAAAACCTATGGCGTGGGTGAGCAAACAGTTCAAGCTTTGGATGATGTGTCGATCACCATTGATCAAGGCGAATTTGTTGCGATTGTTGGTGCATCTGGATCAGGTAAATCAACTTTTATGAACATGATTGGGTGTTTGGATCAGCCGACCACTGGCTCTTATTTATTGGGTGGAGAAAATGTCGCCACCATGTCCAGTGATGAGTTGGCAGATTTACGCAATCGGCGCATTGGATTTGTGTTCCAACAATTCAATCTCTTGGCCAGAACTTCTGCCATTGAAAACGTTGCCTTGCCTTTGCTGTATGCCCGGGTAGGCACTTTGGCAGGACTCACCAAAGAGCAGCGGTATGAGCATGCGAAACAACGTTTAGAACAAGTGGGTTTGGGGGAGCGTCTTCACAACACACCCTCTCAGTTATCAGGTGGTCAGCAACAGCGAGTCGCCATTGCCAGAGCCTTGGTCAATGATCCTGATTTAATTTTGGCGGACGAGCCTACCGGGGCACTGGATTCTAAAACCAGTGCTGAAGTGATGGCGCTCCTAACGCAACTCAATCAACAAGGGATGACTGTTGTGGTAGTCACTCATGAACCTGATGTGGCAGCTTATGCATCTCGCACCATCACATTTAAAGACGGCAAGGTCTTAAGTGATACTCATCCAAATGGCAAGACTGACGGATCATCAACGACCAATTTGGGTGCTTTGTCATGAACTTACCGATTGCCCTTCAAGCACTTCGTGTGAACAAACTGCGTTCTGGTTTGACTATGCTGGGCATCATCATCGGTGTGGCTGCAGTGATTGTGATGATTGCCGTAGGAAGTGGTGCGCAAGCGCGGGTGAAAGAGCAAATTGCTGGCTTGGGTTCTAACTTGATGATCCTGTGGGCAGGCTCAGTGACAACCGCTGGTGTGAGAGGTGGCACAGGTACAGCACAAACTTTGGTTGAAGAAGATGCTTGGGCTGTCATGCGAGAAATATCAGAAATACAAGTGGCTGCACCTACGCAACGTGGCAGTGGACAGATTGTGTGGGGGAATACGAACTGGTTGGCGGCAATTGTGGGAGCCACGCCCGAGTATTTTGAGGCGCGTGATTGGGCTCTTGTGAGTGGCCGCTTATTTGAAGCTGGTGAAATGTCTAGTGCCGGCAAAGTAGCCATCATTGGTCAAACGGTTGCCAGAGAGTTGTTTGGTGACAATGATCCAGTGGATCAAATCATCCGCGTGCGCGGTGTGCCTTTCACCGTGATTGGATTGTTGGAGCGCAAAGGTCAAAGCATGATGGGGCAAGATCAAGATGACATCGTCATCATGCCTTTGTCCACTGCTCGTAACAAAATCTTTGGCGCTCTTCAGGGTCGAATTGGACGAGTCAGCTCCATTTTCATTAAAGCTCGTGAGGGTGTTGATATGAAAGAGGCTGAAGAAAAAGTCAGAGATCTTTTGCGTCAACGCCATCGCTTGAGTGGTAATACCCCAGATGATTTTTCTTTGCGTAATTTGACAGAAATACTTCAAGCCCAAGAAGCTGCCAGCAAAGTGATGGCCATCCTATTAGCAGCCGTTGCATCAGTTAGTTTGTTGGTGGGTGGCATTGGCATCATGAACATCATGCTGGTCTCAGTAACAGAGAGAACTCGAGAAATCGGTTTGCGTTTGGCTGTTGGTGCCAGAAGCAAAGATATCTTGTCGCAATTTTTGGTGGAAGCCATCACGCTATCTACCATTGGTGGTGTGCTGGGAATCCTATTAGGAGGCCTAGGAACTTGGTTGGTTGCTGAGTTGGCTGAATGGCCAGTGCAACTTTCAGTTCTGTCAGTGATCTTAGCGGTGGGCTTCTCTGCGGTGATTGGCATTTTCTTTGGCTACTATCCTGCTCGGAAAGCATCATCGATGCAGCCAATACAAGCCTTGAGATACGAATAAGCCTTTAAGAAAGTTGGTCAATAACAGTTCTTGCTGACGGATTAATTGTTTATCATCACTCCATGGATATCTATTTAATTCTTAAAGCAGTCATCTTGGGCTTGGTAGAGGGTTTTACTGAGTTTTTGCCAATCTCATCGACGGGTCATTTGATTTTGGTGGGTGACCTATTGGATTTCAATGACGACAAGGGCAAAGCTTTTGAGGTCATTATTCAGTTTGGTGCGATCTTGGCAGTTTGTTGGGAGTACCGTCAGAAACTCATCGGTGTGGTCACTGGTATTGCTTCAAGAAGAGCATCACAACGTTTTGCTGTGAATGTCATCATCGCCACAATTCCAGCCATTGTCTTGGCTTTGTTGTTTGGCAAATATATTAAGAGCGCATTGTTTTCTCCGATTCCTGTTGCCACGGCATTCATTGTGGGTGGCTTCATTATTTTTTGGGCGGAGGCTCGTCAAAAGAAGCTAGAGTCTGAAGTAGGTAATGGTGTATTGATTTCTCGAGACATCGATAGTGTGGATGATCTCAATTGGCGCGATGCATTGAAGATTGGTTTGGCGCAATGCGCTGCTTTGATTCCAGGCACTTCTCGCTCTGGTGCAACCATCATCGGCGGCATGTTGTTTGGCTTGCCAAGAAAAGTTGCCACAGAGTTTTCTTTCTTCTTGGCTATTCCCGTGATTGCAGGTGCAACACTCTATGAGTTAATCAAACTGCGTCATGTTTTAGGTGATGCTTCATGGAGTACTTTCGGTCCGACCTTGGGCATTGGCTTCGCAGTCTCTTTTGTGTCTGCCTTTGTGTGTATCCGTTGGTTGATCCGTTATGTGGCCACCCATGACTTTAGGGTTTTTGCTTGGTACCGAATTATTTTTGGAGTTTTAGTTTTGCTGACTGCTTGGACGGGCGTCGTCCAGTGGTCGCATTAATCAAGCTTTTAGATCTGATCTAAGTTGAGTTGATTGTGGGTTTCTAACTTTACGATTGGCTTGAAGCATCGTGCCTTCAATCACTGCACCAGTGGCGATGGTGAATGCTTCAGCGCTGATATCTCCGTGAACCACGGCACACTCAGATAAGACGATTAATTCTTTGGCAAAAATATTACCGATCACTTTGCCAGCGATATACGCTTTATTGCAATGAATGTTGCCTGTGACAACTCCACTTGGACCAACCGCAATCGAGCAAGGGTATTTGTCTGCTGGTTCTAAGTTCCCAAATACTTTGCCATCAATGCGTAGGCTGTCGTGCACAGTCATACGACCATGAATCACTGAGCTTTTACCTACCAAGGTATCAAAGCTCTCCATCCCTTCAGCGCGCGGTTTTTTCTTTTTAAACAAAATATGATAAATCTCTAATAATTGTCATAAGTATAAATCATTAGCTCTATGGGGAATAAGATTGGCCTTGGGGTGAGGATGGAAGGCAATGCAGCTTGGGAGATTAAAATAAGCGCATGTCAGAAAAGAATTCAGAATCTCCGCGTTTACATCAATCCTTTGAGCAAGCCAAAGAAGCCTTTGCTACAGAGTCTAAGGACTCTGAGCATTACTTGCATCGCATCAAGTCTTTTGTTTTACGCACCGGGCGTTTGACTCCTGGCCAAGCTCGCGCGATTGAAACCCTGGGCCCTGAATTTTTATTGCCCTTCACTGGTCAAGCCATTGATTGGGATAAAAGTTTTAAATCCAATTCTGCTGATCAAGCTGATTCAAGTAAGACGGCTAGACCAAAAATCCTTGAAATAGGTTTTGGCATGGGGGAGACCACTGCCAAGATCGCTGCAGCGAGAACTGCTGATGATTTTCTGGCCATCGAGGTTCATGAGCCAGGAGTGGGCGCATTACTTAAGTTAATAGGTGAGCAAGGGCTCACTAATTTAAGGCTCATGCGCCATGATGCCGTAGAAGTTGTTGAAAACATGATCCCAGAATCTTTTTTAGATGGTGTTCATGTTTACTTTCCAGACCCGTGGCATAAAAAACGCCATAACAAGCGTCGTTTGATTCAGCCAGAATTTGTATCACTATTAAGTAGCCGAATTAAACCAGGTGGCTATTGGCACTTGGCCACCGATTGGCAAGAATATGCTGAGCAGATGATGGAAGTGTTATCTGCAGAGCCTACCTTGGTCAATACTGGTGTCTTAGCAGGTGGGTATGCAGAACGTCCAACTTACCGCCCGGTGACCAAGTTTGAGAATCGAGGGATTCGTCTTGGGCACGGGGTTTGGGATTTGGTGTTCAAGAAAGTGTGATTTTAGGGCTTTCTTCGGTTCAAATCATATAAAATTGTTTCTTATTATATACAAATAGTTTATTTTGTATATAATAAGAAACATTATGGAATTAAATTACAAAGAATTTCTTCAGCAAGAGTTTTTGGCAAGTTTGGGCCAAAGAATCCTCTTGCAACGAAAAAAGCTAAAGGTGGCCGCTGAATCAGTTGCACTGGCTGCCGCAATTTCACGGATCACTCTTCACCGCATCGAAAAAGGTGAACCTGGTGTCAGTATGGGTGCTTATATGAGCGTCATCATTGCTCTAGGGTTAAGTTTGAGCATCCAAGAAGGGGCTCCCAAGCTGAATGATCTTGAGGAAGATAATCATCTCAGTGAAATTGCCATCAAAGATTACCCACAACTGAAGTTGATCAGCTGGCAATTAAAAGACGATGCAATTTTAAATGCTGTAGAGGCTAAAAATATGTATGAAAGAAATCAAAAGTACATACGGTTCAATGAAATGACAGAGCAAGAAAAAAAATTGATCAATCAATTGGGCATCGTGTTTGATGATCATTGAACATAGAAATAGGAAAACTTTTTAATGCAATTTATTCGAGACCATCATCAAAAAATTGCTCATGTACTCAGCGCGCTGAATCATGAAAAGCTAAGTAATGCTCACTGTTATTTCGGGGGCGGTACTGCTATAGCCCTGAAGTATGGTGAATACCGAGAATCGGTAGATATTGATTTCATGGTCTCTGATATTGATGGGTACAGGCAGTTGCGCAGCGATGCAACAGATCCAGGTGGCTTGGCTAATCTTTTTGCAAATGTTGGTCAGATTGATACCAGTCAAGATGTGAGAGCTGATCAATATGGCATCAGATCCGTTGTGACACTCATGGGGTCACCGATTCGATTTGAGATTGTCTTGGAAGGACGTATTTCATTTGATCAACCAAGTGATGCCGACAAAATACACGGTGTTCAATGCTTAACTGTGACAGACCTGATTGCCAGTAAATTATTAGCTAACTCGGATCGTTGGGGAGACGCTTCAGTATTCAGCAGAGATTTGATTGATCTGGTGATGATGAAATTCACCATTGATGAGTGGCGACGAGCTTTAGAAAAATCAAAAAAAGCTTACGGTGAATCAATTGAAAAAGATTTAATCAAGGCCTGTAATGCTTTTATTGAAAAGCCCATTCATGTTCAAGGCTGTTTATCAAAACTAAAAATTAACTTACCGCCAACGGTATTGGTCGATAAGGTCAGAGATTTGAAAAAGTTTTTTTGACTTAGTCATTGATTTGTCTGTTGTTAAAGCCCCAAGCAAACGTACTTCATTTCTAAGTACTCATCCATTCCCCAAACACTGCCTTCTCTGCCAAGGCCTGATTGTTTAACACCGCCAAAAGGTGCCACTTCATTTGAGATCGTGCCGGTATTCACGCCGACCATGCCAAATTCCAAGGCTTCAGCAACTCTCCAAATACGACTGATGTCTTTGCTATAAAAATAGGAAGCCAAGCCGTACTCGCTGTCATTGGCCATCTGGATCACTTCTAACTCTGATGTGAATGGAATCACAGCAGCCACAGGGCCAAAGGTTTCTTCTTCGGTGATCAGCATGCCTTTTTTTACGCCTGCTAATACAGTGGGTTCATAAAAGGTGCCACCCAAAGTGTGGCGCTTGCCACCAGTCATCACACGGGCGCCTTTTGCAACCGCATCTTGAACGTGTTGCTCAACTTTATCAATAGCTTGTTGATCAATCAATGGACCTAATTGAACGCCTTTATCTAATCCTGGACCAATCACCAAGCGTTTACTGGCTTGAGCCAGTTTTTCTACAAATGCATCGTGCAAGCTTTCGTGAACGTAAAAACGGTTGGTGCAAACGCAGGTTTGGCCGGCATTGCGGTATTTGGATTGCATGGCGCCACTCACTGCTGCATCTATATCAGCATCTTCAAACACAATGAAGGGGGCATGGCCACCGAGTTCAAGGGCCACCTTCTTAATAGTAGGGGCACATTGCTCCATCAAGATTCTGCCAACCGGGGTTGAGCCTGTGAAAGACAAATGGCGAACCAAAGGAGAGTCACAAAGGGCTTTGCCAATCGCTACAGAATTCTTAGCATCGGCTGTCACGATATTGATGACGCCATCAGGGATTCCGGCTTCTTTGGCCAGTTCTGCCAGTGCCAGGGCTGATAAAGGGGTTTGTTCAGCCGGTTTGATCACAATCGTGCAGCCAGCAGCAATGGCTGGGGCTACTTTGCGGGTGATCATGGCCAAAGGGAAGTTCCATGGGGTGATCGAAACGCAGACCCCAATGGCTTGCTTGAGGACCATCATGCGTTTATCAGACCAAGGGCTGGCAGGAATAGCTCCCATCACGCGCTTGGCTTCTTCGGCAAACCACTCAATGAATGACGCCGCATAAGTGACCTCACCTTTGGCTTCCATCAATGCTTTGCCTTGTTCTTCAGTCATCAAACGGGCCAAGCGATCGGCATCGCGGTTCATGAGTTCGAACCAGCGTCTTAATAGTTGCGATCTGTCTTTGGCAGTCTTTGCTTTCCAGGTAGGAAGTGCTGCGTGAGCCTGATCTACTGCGCGCAAGGCATCTGCTGGGGTCATGTTGGGGACCTGAGCAATGATTTGTTGATTGGCCGGGTTGTTTACTTCAAAGAATTGGTTTGTCATAGCTTGAGATTTTGCCCTAAGTTATTGAGTCCTTCTGCATCGATTGAATTTTTTGGATCATCGAGATGCTCTGATTCAAGACCAAGCACTCCAATTGAATAGCAGAATGAAAGATCAGTTAAAACCCTGAGATTTCAAGATGATTGAATCAATCTATGGTTTTTAATGCAAAAAAAATCACTAAATGTAGTTTTTTCAGAATATAAAATTAGTGCTCACTAACATAAAATTTACCCTTATACGTCAATGAGTCACCCACCTTATCCACAGGGGGTATGATTCTTTATACAGTCTTTTAATAACTAAAAATAGTGTAAATAATTTTCTATATGCTTGACAGTGTATATAACCTTTCCTAATATGCATCAACTCAAAGAGATGTTGCAGTGCACAATTTTCAATGCTTTAGTTGCTTTAGGTTTTAGGGCTTTACTTTGAATCAGTGAACGAAACACTTTTTAAGAAGGTAGAAATGAATACAAACACTTTGAAGATGGTTAACACAGGCATACAGGACAGAGACAGCTCTGCGCCCGTTGACTTGCTTTCTATTGCCAAAGCAAAGTTCAAGGGCGTGATGAGCTCCTTGGGCGTTCTAGCTTCCTTCATGGTCCTGGCCATGTGGATGAACCAGCCTTTGCGTGTTGAGTTGGCCTCTTGGCTGATCCCAGCTGAGGCTTATCAAATATTCCAGAGTAGTTTTGACCCTGTCCCATCTGTGGCGCCTCAAGCAGCCAAGATCCCAACAAGCTTGGTTGATGCAGAAGCCTTGGATGCAAAAATTCTAAAGTCTGGAGCAGAGCGTCAAGCTGTTGCTTCATACATATCTAGTAAATACAAGATCGCCCATTCAGCGAGCTTGGAGTTTGTTGATAAAGCCATGACAGTGAGTCGTGAGGTGGGTCTAGACCCAACCTTGATTTTGGCTGTCACAGCGGTTGAATCAAGTTTTAATCCTTTGGCCGAGAGCAAAAAGGGTGCCCAGGGTCTGATGCAAGTGATGACCCGGGTTCACGTAGAAAAGTTTGAGTTATTTGGCGGCCATGAAGCAGCCTTGGATCCAGACGCTAATATGCGTGTGGGTTCTTTGATTCTTCGTGAGTACATCGCCAAAGGTGGTTCATTACACGCTGGATTACGTTTGTATGTGGGCGCCTCATCCATCTTTATCAATGATGGTGGTTATGGCGAGAAGGTCTTGGCTGAAAGAAATCGTTTAAGACAAGCTGCAGCTTTGAGAATTGCTAGCTTAGGCCAGAGCCTTAATTAATTTAGTTGTTTTTGAGTTCTATCTCTAGAGCTGCTGGGCCCTTAGCGCTATTAGCGCGGCATCTCATGAGGTCTGAGTTCTTGGGCCAACTTATCTA contains the following coding sequences:
- a CDS encoding XRE family transcriptional regulator, which encodes MELNYKEFLQQEFLASLGQRILLQRKKLKVAAESVALAAAISRITLHRIEKGEPGVSMGAYMSVIIALGLSLSIQEGAPKLNDLEEDNHLSEIAIKDYPQLKLISWQLKDDAILNAVEAKNMYERNQKYIRFNEMTEQEKKLINQLGIVFDDH
- a CDS encoding ABC transporter permease, whose translation is MNLPIALQALRVNKLRSGLTMLGIIIGVAAVIVMIAVGSGAQARVKEQIAGLGSNLMILWAGSVTTAGVRGGTGTAQTLVEEDAWAVMREISEIQVAAPTQRGSGQIVWGNTNWLAAIVGATPEYFEARDWALVSGRLFEAGEMSSAGKVAIIGQTVARELFGDNDPVDQIIRVRGVPFTVIGLLERKGQSMMGQDQDDIVIMPLSTARNKIFGALQGRIGRVSSIFIKAREGVDMKEAEEKVRDLLRQRHRLSGNTPDDFSLRNLTEILQAQEAASKVMAILLAAVASVSLLVGGIGIMNIMLVSVTERTREIGLRLAVGARSKDILSQFLVEAITLSTIGGVLGILLGGLGTWLVAELAEWPVQLSVLSVILAVGFSAVIGIFFGYYPARKASSMQPIQALRYE
- a CDS encoding NAD-dependent succinate-semialdehyde dehydrogenase gives rise to the protein MTNQFFEVNNPANQQIIAQVPNMTPADALRAVDQAHAALPTWKAKTAKDRSQLLRRWFELMNRDADRLARLMTEEQGKALMEAKGEVTYAASFIEWFAEEAKRVMGAIPASPWSDKRMMVLKQAIGVCVSITPWNFPLAMITRKVAPAIAAGCTIVIKPAEQTPLSALALAELAKEAGIPDGVINIVTADAKNSVAIGKALCDSPLVRHLSFTGSTPVGRILMEQCAPTIKKVALELGGHAPFIVFEDADIDAAVSGAMQSKYRNAGQTCVCTNRFYVHESLHDAFVEKLAQASKRLVIGPGLDKGVQLGPLIDQQAIDKVEQHVQDAVAKGARVMTGGKRHTLGGTFYEPTVLAGVKKGMLITEEETFGPVAAVIPFTSELEVIQMANDSEYGLASYFYSKDISRIWRVAEALEFGMVGVNTGTISNEVAPFGGVKQSGLGREGSVWGMDEYLEMKYVCLGL
- a CDS encoding transglycosylase SLT domain-containing protein; translation: MNTNTLKMVNTGIQDRDSSAPVDLLSIAKAKFKGVMSSLGVLASFMVLAMWMNQPLRVELASWLIPAEAYQIFQSSFDPVPSVAPQAAKIPTSLVDAEALDAKILKSGAERQAVASYISSKYKIAHSASLEFVDKAMTVSREVGLDPTLILAVTAVESSFNPLAESKKGAQGLMQVMTRVHVEKFELFGGHEAALDPDANMRVGSLILREYIAKGGSLHAGLRLYVGASSIFINDGGYGEKVLAERNRLRQAAALRIASLGQSLN
- a CDS encoding undecaprenyl-diphosphate phosphatase; the protein is MDIYLILKAVILGLVEGFTEFLPISSTGHLILVGDLLDFNDDKGKAFEVIIQFGAILAVCWEYRQKLIGVVTGIASRRASQRFAVNVIIATIPAIVLALLFGKYIKSALFSPIPVATAFIVGGFIIFWAEARQKKLESEVGNGVLISRDIDSVDDLNWRDALKIGLAQCAALIPGTSRSGATIIGGMLFGLPRKVATEFSFFLAIPVIAGATLYELIKLRHVLGDASWSTFGPTLGIGFAVSFVSAFVCIRWLIRYVATHDFRVFAWYRIIFGVLVLLTAWTGVVQWSH
- a CDS encoding efflux RND transporter periplasmic adaptor subunit, whose protein sequence is MKTLLSRLGSQLKARLEQFKTFLQAHAWFRRGVYFTLAVLVFWILWKILSSVFGWSDPEYKTARIEEGPLAVTISASGTLNPVKSVQVGTQVSGMVQEIYVDFNDVVKKDQVIARIDPREWQARFEQAEANYILAKRNHDNNIKLIEKKFISPAAFDQTLSAYKSAKASLTMAKKALDDTVIRSPVNGVVVKRSVERGQTVAASLQAPELFIIAQNLADMQVETAIDESDVGRIVEGMAATFTVDAFPGKVFQSQVKQVRKAPINVQNVITYTVLLSAQNTDLKLLPGMTANTSIITEQKEKVLRISNAALRFKMPNTSGSAKNESANLSRGSGATGSTPASAPMTGKPSAIRDVKVTTRKVWVLEKSGLKDKPVQKTIRVGLSDGNASEVLPGEDAAATLQVGDLVIIGVSGPGKAGASRPSGPRLF
- a CDS encoding polymer-forming cytoskeletal protein, yielding MFKKKKPRAEGMESFDTLVGKSSVIHGRMTVHDSLRIDGKVFGNLEPADKYPCSIAVGPSGVVTGNIHCNKAYIAGKVIGNIFAKELIVLSECAVVHGDISAEAFTIATGAVIEGTMLQANRKVRNPQSTQLRSDLKA
- the trmB gene encoding tRNA (guanosine(46)-N7)-methyltransferase TrmB; its protein translation is MSEKNSESPRLHQSFEQAKEAFATESKDSEHYLHRIKSFVLRTGRLTPGQARAIETLGPEFLLPFTGQAIDWDKSFKSNSADQADSSKTARPKILEIGFGMGETTAKIAAARTADDFLAIEVHEPGVGALLKLIGEQGLTNLRLMRHDAVEVVENMIPESFLDGVHVYFPDPWHKKRHNKRRLIQPEFVSLLSSRIKPGGYWHLATDWQEYAEQMMEVLSAEPTLVNTGVLAGGYAERPTYRPVTKFENRGIRLGHGVWDLVFKKV
- a CDS encoding ABC transporter ATP-binding protein, coding for MTLIKTHHLVKTYGVGEQTVQALDDVSITIDQGEFVAIVGASGSGKSTFMNMIGCLDQPTTGSYLLGGENVATMSSDELADLRNRRIGFVFQQFNLLARTSAIENVALPLLYARVGTLAGLTKEQRYEHAKQRLEQVGLGERLHNTPSQLSGGQQQRVAIARALVNDPDLILADEPTGALDSKTSAEVMALLTQLNQQGMTVVVVTHEPDVAAYASRTITFKDGKVLSDTHPNGKTDGSSTTNLGALS
- a CDS encoding nucleotidyl transferase AbiEii/AbiGii toxin family protein, whose protein sequence is MQFIRDHHQKIAHVLSALNHEKLSNAHCYFGGGTAIALKYGEYRESVDIDFMVSDIDGYRQLRSDATDPGGLANLFANVGQIDTSQDVRADQYGIRSVVTLMGSPIRFEIVLEGRISFDQPSDADKIHGVQCLTVTDLIASKLLANSDRWGDASVFSRDLIDLVMMKFTIDEWRRALEKSKKAYGESIEKDLIKACNAFIEKPIHVQGCLSKLKINLPPTVLVDKVRDLKKFF